A single window of Leishmania panamensis strain MHOM/PA/94/PSC-1 chromosome 35 sequence DNA harbors:
- a CDS encoding 60S acidic ribosomal protein, putative (TriTrypDB/GeneDB-style sysID: LpmP.35.4770): protein MPKSKRAKIVSLTKTQAKTRADKDKLIERIRQALEDYTDVYTFQLHNIRTNILQLIREERAEDSRIFLGNNKLMMIAIGRDEKSAQKENLHKLSPFLTGLCGLFFTNLSKKKVKEYFATVGAPVYARTGQTATESLVLKAGPLPQFPHSMFDHLAKLGLPIKLDRGVIVLLQDTTVCEPGDTLSAEAAQLLKLFGVECAEFKIDLTAHWTNGVAKKVIHSASSKRQK, encoded by the coding sequence ATGCCAAAGTCGAAGCGCGCTAAGATTGTCTCACTCACGAAGACTCAGGCAAAGACGCGCGCAGACAAAGACAAACTGATTGAACGCATCCGCCAAGCCCTGGAGGACTACACTGATGTGTACACTTTTCAGCTCCACAACATCCGCACTAACATACTGCAGCTGATTCGCGAGGAGCGTGCCGAAGACAGCCGCATCTTCCTAGGAAACAACAAACTTATGATGATCGCCATCGGCCGCGATGAGAAGAGTGCGCAGAAAGAGAACTTGCACAAGCTGTCACCGTTTCTGACTGGATTGTGTGGGTTGTTCTTCACAAACCTCAGCAAGAAGAAGGTAAAGGAGTACTTCGCGACTGTTGGTGCGCCAGTCTACGCTCGCACTGGGCAGACAGCAACTGAATCGCTCGTGCTCAAGGCAggtccgctgccgcagttTCCACACAGCATGTTTGACCACCTCGCCAAGCTTGGTCTTCCTATCAAGTTGGACCGTGGGGTTATTGTGCTGCTACAAGATACCACCGTGTGCGAGCCGGGTGATACGCTTAGCGCGGAGGCCGCTCAGCTTTTGAAGCTCTTTGGGGTGGAGTGTGCTGAGTTCAAGATTGACCTGACAGCGCACTGGACTAACGGCGTGGCGAAGAAGGTGATTCATAGCGCGTCAAGTAAACGTCAAAAGTAG
- a CDS encoding hypothetical protein (TriTrypDB/GeneDB-style sysID: LpmP.35.4760): MSSEEVVFEDAVVASSEATPFKKDLLEALPQRTSRASAKHRIYLMVVGVLILVVPLFLWKSFGTIRIAEKAPQSGMIPSPSEFDVHELIRELNIGGKKVYISDLITGAADGCALDVPALPKGRQTVVTFKTKENTERQAVLYVPDSYPTAVDGREPRRVAIMVLFHGLHDNCKHFLDATGFMSYADRDGFLIASVCGSVGILGTGWNAGMCCGFLGDKPDDVALAKQVVTELSRSMCIDQNRVMAVGFSNGAMLSEVLACNEPDTFRAVVSVAGVVEMRPGNAAGIAACTATLEKASSTSRASVLMVHGTADPLVPWAGNGLLGFPPVSWNLEGWRERNGCTEETNTTISTDTYTNMIYAQCTVPENVRTRKTPNGEGVELSTCFKDEASPDMDPGKSKAENARLAEENVAPPGRERVDARMNLEDISATQECRRRMTQPMNEHSSGDKGFQKRGCPKAVYANAQVNDGGRGEDHNQGTTRNRTVSTDFSPRPNLHRRPNEKLSKDVLRRYTGGYRCSPHNLSFDSVSKQNWEVPVQRDNVPPGHDGTSQVELVRVEGGLHTWPRDEEFSTTDYIYEFGIRIFGGYN, translated from the coding sequence ATGTCGTCGGAGGAGGTCGTCTTTGAGGATGCCGTTGTGGCGTCTTCTGAGGCAACACCATTCAAGAAGGACTTGCTCGAAGCGCTGCCTCAGAGGACATCTCGGGCAAGCGCGAAGCACCGGATCTACCTCATGGTGGTGGGCGTGCTAATCCTCGTTGTGCCACTCTTCTTATGGAAGAGTTTTGGCACGATACGCATTGCGGAGAAGGCCCCGCAGTCTGGGATGATCCCATCACCCAGTGAATTTGACGTCCACGAGCTGATCCGTGAGTTGAACATTGGCGGTAAGAAGGTCTACATCTCCGACCTCATTACTGGAGCAGCCGACGGCTGCGCGCTTGACGTGCCTGCGCTGCCTAAGGGACGACAAACAGTGGTGACGTTTAAGACTAAGGAGAATACAGAGCGTCAGGCGGTGCTCTACGTGCCGGATAGTTACCCCACGGCGGTGGACGGCCGAGAACCACGGCGGGTTGCTATTATGGTACTCTTTCATGGTCTGCATGATAACTGCAAACACTTCCTGGACGCCACCGGTTTCATGTCCTACGCAGACCGCGACGGATTTCTGATTGCAAGCGTGTGCGGCTCTGTGGGTATCTTGGGTACCGGCTGGAACGCGGGCATGTGCTGCGGCTTCTTAGGCGACAAGCCCGACGACGTGGCGCTAGCAAAGCAGGTGGTGACAGAACTTTCGCGAAGCATGTGTATTGATCAAAATCGTGTAATGGCCGTCGGATTCAGCAATGGCGCCATGCTTTcggaggtgctggcgtgCAATGAACCTGACACGTTTCGCGCTGTTGTCTCCGTCGCCGGTGTTGTTGAGATGCGCCCAGGAAACGCTGCTGGGATTGCCGCCTGCACAGCTACCCTCGAGAAGGCCTCGTCGACGTCGCGCGCAAGTGTGCTGATGGTGCACGGTACCGCGGATCCCCTGGTGCCATGGGCTGGTAACGGCCTGCTTGGATTTCCACCAGTATCGTGGAACTtggaggggtggagagagcgaaatGGGTGTACGGAGGAGACAAACACAACCATTTCCACCGACACTTACACGAACATGATCTACGCCCAGTGCACCGTACCGGAGAACGTGAGGACGCGTAAGACGCCGAATGGTGAGGGTGTGGAACTGTCGACCTGTTTTAAGGATGAGGCCTCGCCTGACATGGATCCTGGGAAGAGTAAGGCTGAGAATGCACGACTTGCGGAAGAAAATGTAGCGCCACCAGGTCGCGAACGTGTCGACGCACGCATGAACCTTGAGGATATCAGCGCCACACAGGAATGTAGGCGGCGCATGACCCAACCCATGAATGAGCACTCCTCTGGAGATAAAGGCTTTCAGAAGCGAGGCTGCCCGAAGGCCGTGTATGCGAATGCGCAGGTGAACGACGGTGGTAGGGGAGAGGATCACAACCAAGGCACGACGAGGAACAGAACTGTGAGCACAGATTTCTCTCCACGACCCAACCTGCACCGGCGTCCGAATGAGAAATTGTCAAAGGATGTCCTGCGCAGGTACACTGGTGGTTATCGCTGTTCACCGCACAATCTTTCCTTCGACTCCGTTTCCAAGCAGAACTGGGAGGTGCCGGTGCAGCGCGACAACGTACCACCTGGGCATGACGGTACGAGTCAGGTGGAGCTGGTCCGCGTGGAGGGTGGACTTCACACCTGGCCGCGGGACGAGGAGTTCTCGACGACGGACTACATTTACGAATTTGGAATTCGCATCTTTGGCGGTTACAATTGA